A stretch of DNA from Micromonospora peucetia:
CGTCTCCTATGGAACGGGCTTTACGGAGGCGAGCATGAGCGCGGCCGTGAGCATTCCGGACGTGAGCGGGGACGGGGTGCCCGATCTCTGGGTCCGCTCCGGAACGAACGGGATGATGCAGGTCTACCACCCCTCCAAGACCGCCGTCGGCAGTTCGGTGAAGGTGGTCCTGGGCGACGACTGGAGCGGCGTCAAGTCCTTCGGCTGACGCCGCACGATCGTTGACAGCACACGGCGGGCCTGAACAGGCGACTGTTCAGGCCCGCCACCGTCTTCAACCCCGGGCATCGTCCTGGTCGTCCACGAACTCGTCGACGGCAGGGCCGTTGGTCAGTTGACGCTGACCGTCACCGTGCCGGTCACCACGCGGTGATCCGAGCAGGCGCCGATCGTGCAGGTGGTTGGAATGGCCAGCGAATCGGCGGTGTAGCTGCCGGCGAGCCGGTTTTCCCGTACGAAGATCAAGTCGATCTTGTTGCCGAGGCCGCATGGCCCGCCGGTGCTGCCGTCGGCGACGGTGGTCTCGCCGTAGCCGACGCAGCGGGAGTCCAGGTCGTCCAACTCCCGATAGAAACCGGTGTTGCCGGCGTTGTTGGCCACGTTGAGACTCGGCGCGTACCAGTTGTTCAGCCGGCCGTAGTTGGGCTGGGCGTTGAAGTCCCCGCCGATGAGCACGGTGTCACCGTTCGCCGCGAAGGTCTCCAGTCGGCCACGTACCGAATTGAGCTGCTGCACGTTGATCGCCGTGCCGTTGATGACCGTGTTCGACGGCGTGATGTGCGTGGTGCAGAACCGCAGGTGCGGCCGGGCGGACAGCGGGGCGCAGAGCAGGGTCCGCCGCTCGGCGCTGCCGTCCGAGGGCAGCGTGTAACGGTTCGCCGTACCCAGCGGCGCCTTGCTGAAAATGGCGTTGCCGAACCCCTGCCCATTGCAAACCGTGTCACGAGACGGCTCGAAGCGGGCGAAGTTGGTGGAGTCCTGCGGCCAGCCGGAGGCCCGCAGGTTGGCGACGATCGCCTGGTACTGCTGGTAGCAGAGCTCGTTGAGGCCGACGAAGTCGGCGCCCCGGCTGCGGATCGAGCCGGCCAGGGCCGGAACGAGGCCGTCGGTGGTCGAGGCCCGGTGCATGGTCCAGCCCGCGACGTTCCAGACCCAGAGGTCGTACGTTGCCGTGGTGGCCGCCGAGGCGGGAGCTGCCGAGGTGAGGGCGAGGACGAACGCGCCGAACACGGCGACACAAAGCCTGATTAACCGCATACTTCTCCCCATCGAACTGATCTTCACCGATTCACCGGAGATGATGACACAGCAGATCGATCGGCTCGCAAGAATCTTTCAATGCATCGATCGGTGCGGTTGACTACCCGTCGCTGGTCATCGCCAGCGACTTCCCGACCCCGACGTGGTCAAATTCGACAGCACCTACTACGCGTACTCCACGAACGACGGTCACGGCAACGTCCCGGTCGCCACTGCCGGCACGCTGACCGGAGCGTGGACCAGGCGGGCCGACAGGCGTTACCTGCTCTACTTCGCTGACCGGCCCGTACACCAAGGCGTACCGCCCGCTGCTGACCACCGCGTCGCTGGACTCGGCCGTGCGGGGGCCCGGCGGTGCGGACGTGGTGCGCGAGGCGGGCGGCGACCACATCGTGTTCCACGGCTGGATCGACAACTACTCCGCCCTGGGGCATGTACGTGGCGGCGCTGGGCTGGACCGGCGGGTATCCCGTCGTGCGGGCCAGCCGCGTGCGATACGAGGCCGAGCGCGGTGGGCTCGGCCACTGCGCGGTACGTGCCGCCCCGAACGCGTCGCAGGGGCAGGTGGTGGCGTACATCGACACGCGGACAGCTGGGTCGACGTCACCGTCTTCGCGCCCCGGTCCGGCGGGTACCGCGCCCACGCCACCTACGCCGCCCCTCGCTCCGCCGGGTACCCTCGCGATCTTGCACTTTCGGCCCTCAGTTCGCGGCTTATGCCGCATCTGCCG
This window harbors:
- a CDS encoding endonuclease/exonuclease/phosphatase family protein: MRLIRLCVAVFGAFVLALTSAAPASAATTATYDLWVWNVAGWTMHRASTTDGLVPALAGSIRSRGADFVGLNELCYQQYQAIVANLRASGWPQDSTNFARFEPSRDTVCNGQGFGNAIFSKAPLGTANRYTLPSDGSAERRTLLCAPLSARPHLRFCTTHITPSNTVINGTAINVQQLNSVRGRLETFAANGDTVLIGGDFNAQPNYGRLNNWYAPSLNVANNAGNTGFYRELDDLDSRCVGYGETTVADGSTGGPCGLGNKIDLIFVRENRLAGSYTADSLAIPTTCTIGACSDHRVVTGTVTVSVN